The genomic interval CACTACCACCTACCAGTGCAGCCGTCAGGGCCTCAAGGGTGGCAGCTTCTTTCTTGTTCTCCCAAAGGGATGGCAACTCCACAGAAGGGATGTTGGTTCCTCTTCCAACAAAGCTGCCTCCTTCTGTTCCAGCATCCATCTTTGGTACCCTTTCCACTGGCGGTTTCGTCAAACTAAATCCGGACTCTTGTGTTGCACTCAGGAGTTTCATTCCTCCACCTTCTGCGGAAACAGAGCAGATAGCTGGATCTTTTCCTGATCCGGCATCTGGTGTGAGAAGTTGATCGGATGGAGGTCGTttacttctcttcctcttctccctggtTTCATCACCCGCTTTTATCAAAAGGGAAGCCTCTACCATAGCCTCTGTACCTTCAAGATTTGTCAAATTTACTTGCAGCTCCTGCTGATCCTTCTGGTCACCTTTGTTGGCATCCTTAGGTATTTCAGGAGGAAACGGTTGCTCCTTGCTTAGCTCACCAACCAACCTGCCTTCTAGGAAGGGGCACCCCAATCCTTGAACTGCTTCCTCAGGACTGACAGATGGAGCAAAGGGTTCAAAAAAGCGTGCTGCATCCTCCTCCCAATGCACCTGATGCCCTGGGGGAAGGCTCTTGATATTTCTGTTTTCATCCACAAACTCTGTTTCTCCCACAGGATATGCCAGTCCAGGCCCTTTGCTTGGTTCTGCCTTTGCTTGAAGAGCAATGGACTGCATGGGGCTGCTTACAGCCTTTTTGTTTTTCCGGTCACTGTCCCGTTTCGTGGGTCTTGAGGTGGGATCCTGCTTATTTGCAACTTCTGAACCAcctgctcttccttcctttttgcttcTAGGTGAAGAGCATTCTTTCAATTTGGCCTCCCTCTCAGCTTCCAAAACTATACCTGCTTCCTCCTTGGCtcctaaaacaaaatatttttccaaaCAAGGCTCATCttttctgctttcctccttttttgccaCTACAGGCAGTTCACCAAAAGACACAACAGGGGCTGGACCAGCAGTGTTTGCCTCCTTTAAGCGATGATCTAATCCTTTGGTCTTGCCTTCCTCAGTTGTAGCCATCTCATGATACACAGTAGCCGGCCTAACCAGCTCTGGCTTTGCCTCCAAAATGCTATGAACTTGGGGACCTTGCccttcactgttcagcttctTTGGCTCTTCTGCCACTAACTCAGGGTGCAATGTCAGGGGGTCTATTACATTCTCCACATCATACTTTTGCTTGCCTTCCTGCCCTTTATCAGTGAAAGGTGCCGCTTTGGTTTTAGACATCAACTCTGACTCCGAATTGAGCCTTTCCCGATTGGAGGCGGGCAGCTGCTCAGAAGGACTGCTGTCTGTAGCTATGCTCAAGTCCTCAgtcttctttcctccatctttttctgtctgttttgCAGCAGGAAGCTGTGCATGACTGCTTCCTAATTGTTCCAGAAATGGGGCACCCCCAGATACTTGGTCTTTAGCAGCAGAACTGATGTCTTTAGTTATCTCAGAACTCTTGGTGGGCTTGCTCATACCAGACGTCTCCAGGAGGAATGGCTGTTCTGGGGGGCTTTTCTCAGACTTCTTGCTTTTCCCATCACTGCTCCTCTTTTTGGGTTTGCTTTCTGGCAACAGTGATGTAGGGTCTGGGATGGTGGGACTCTCTAAAGCATGAAGCCCCTTGCCTGTGTCCAATGCAACAGTTCCCTTTGCCTGGGCAACCGCCTCAAGAAGTGCAGGATGGTCAGCTTCTTTAACTGGTGCTTCCAAAATAAAGGGGTATGCTGAGAGAGGGAAGTCAACCCTGTCAATAGATCTAGTGGAAGCCTTCGACACCTTTTCCATCCCAGGCGCTGTTGCAATGTTTTGCAGCTTTGCCATATCTCCAGAGGTTTCCAAAGACTGGCTGGCAGTGAAGGGGTCAGTCCCTGCTCTCCTGTGGTCTGTTCTCTCTCTAGCATGTTCAGGACTGCCCCCTTCAGTTTGAAGGTGCCCTGAGCTATTCCCTGCTTCCAGGAAAAATTGGGCTCTCCTGCTTTTCCCTTCACTACTTCTTTTCTTGGGTTTCTCTGCCAGCCCTCCAGAGCCAAGAACTGTTTTATTTTCCACCACATTGGAGAAGCCTGCCTCTATGCTTCTGGCTGCCCATTCAGATTCTTCAGCACTTGGTGCCTTTCTGGAATCGGCCTTGCCCTCCAAAAGGAGCGGCTGATGATTTTTAGTTCTCTTGCTTTTCCCATCATTGCCCCTCTTTTTGGGCTGGTCATTCCCTAGCTTGGGCAAAGGCCCAGGTGGTTGGTCCAAAGGACAGGAGCAGGCTCCCTTGTTCATATCAGTGAAAGGTGCTTTCGGGCTGTCAATGGGCTGTGCAGGAAGAAGGGGTTTTGCTGGGCTGGACTGAGTTTCCAAGGAAGGGAGAGTTTCTGCTGGACCTAACTCAAGCTTTTCACTTGCATTTGCTGACAAAAGCACCTCAGTGGGGCCTGACTCTGGCAGAGGCTCTGAAGCAACAAGGCGTCTGTCCTTGCCTTTATCAGAGGAACCTCCTCCTTTGGTTGTCTCAATGGTCTGGGCTTCAGCAAGGGATTTGGCAACTTCTTTGCCAATCCCTtcattcttttcctctttcttcggCTTCATGGCCAAGCCTTCCCCACAAAGAGCTGGGGCCACCTTCTGACTTGTAACCGGAGGCATTGCAGACCTGACCTCAACTTCTCTGCTTACCATGGCTCTGGGTTTCAAATCAGAGCAGAGGTCCTTGAGAGGCGGTCTCCCTGACTCCATGCTTTTCACTTCCACAGAGCTGGCCTGCACTGGTGGAGAGGTAGGGCTTCTTTGCTTATTCTGCTGTGCTTGGTGTTTCCGCTCCTCTTCAGAAGATTCCCCCCATTTGCTTTTCAACAGCAACATTAAGCTGTCATCACTCATCACTTCCACTCCGCCGAAGTCTCCTGCTTTTGCATCCAGCCCTAGTTGAGAGGGGCCTTCCATCTGCAGGGTAGGTTTTCCTTTTGCAGGAACAGAGGTGAGGCTCTGAACATCTCTGAGCACTGAAGATGCCTCCTTCCCAAGAATTTCTGTGGAAGCGCTGAAGAATCCCTTCATGCTCTCATGGGGCTCAGGCAGAGGGAGCTCAGCTTTGTGGGGTTCAGGTGCACATGGAGCTTGCAGCCTTTCAGAGTTGCTGTCCATGATCTCTGCCACCCTCACCTGCTGGCTCCtcttttgttttggcttctttttcttcttcttcaatgcTGCCGAAGTTTCCAAGTCCCAGCCCTCCCTCAAAACGGGGACCTCTCCAAACTCAAATGGCTGGCTAGCTGCCTTCCTTGTAGAAGCTTTGCTGCGAGGGGATGTCCCAGCAATATAGCCATACTCTGCCATGGAAAAGGGATCTTCTCCTCCTCGGTCTTGACTCTTCTGAGCTGGGAAACCTACAAGAAGTTCTTCAGGGGCATCTGATGCAGTCACTCGGGCAGGTTTTGTTCTGCTGAACCTGTGGTGGTCACTGGATTTGTTAGCTTGTCTTATTTGGGCAGGAGGGAGACCTGGAATACAGGAAGTTTGCTCAAGTACCAGAGCAATTCCTCACCAAGAGTAACTGCATTAAGAGCCCCATGGTCCACAGCAGCATGGACAATGCCATTTATGCCCCCCCCACAAGCTACAGCCCTCCCCCCAGAGCACTCTGAAAGACTCCTATTCATTCAAAATGGTGACCAAAAGCAACGTTATGGCACTTCCTGTAGCCATTTTGAGAACTAGTCCAATAAAAACAGAGACACTTGTGGGTGCTAAGATGCTTTATGGGGCTGGGCATGTTTTTACATGCTTTGTAGGCTCTCTGTGCAAGTCTGGGGCAAAACCCAACAAAAATAACACcgaaatctttcttttaaaacagggaGTTGGGGGTTTCAAAGGCCACAGAAGGGAGCCACAGGCAGCCTTTTACTCCCTCCTGACAAAGGCAACCTGAAGAAGCATTAACTCCCACCTTATCATTTGGGCGGATGGGAAAGGTATTAACTCATTGTATTTTACACTTCATCTCTCTCTGCTAGTACCAATATATCACACAATATGGCCAAAAAGTCTGAAGAGTTTTTCTACAAAATAAATTCAAGGAACTGCTTTACTGCTCAAAGACAGGAGCCCTTAAAGCTTTTCTAAAATTACTTTCGGGGTCCATTTTGTCTTTTCCCTTAGGAACAATAGGCCAAGTACATAGGGAAGAACTCAAGAAATAGACAACTTTTCTTACAGGAAGTGAAGATGCCAGTGAATAAAGACAGGGCAGAAGGTGGGCACAAGTGGATAGAAAAACCTGATAGGCAGGGACATAATGATAAAAGGGACAACCCCTATAGCCGTGGTAATAGGAATCAATGGCTGTGGTTGGactcaaaatgtttatttttcaatgTACAGACCCCAAAGCCTTCTCTGTCTGCAATTCATCCTCCAGTTCAGCAGTGATAGCAATGTGTGTTTATCAGGGAAGATGGAGGACATACCAGAACTGTTCTCCCACTCAAATGCAAAGCAGTATTCTTAAAGGATCTTCTAAAAAACGATTGCTTTAATGGTCAATAACAAAAATTATACCAATGGCTCTCAGACATAGGAAGGAAAAATAGGATTACATAGCAAAAAGAGAAAGGATTTTAGGGAAGCTTGCCAGTGCCCTCGCTACCAAGGAAATGCTAGCCATCAAATAAGGGATGCCCACTTTGTaactggaaaaggggaaacaaatagAAAGAAGGGTGTGGAATGTGGCGATGCAGTTCCTTAAACGAACCACAGAAGATGGAGATTTGCCCCTTCGACAGAGGACAGAGAATCACTTTGCAGCAAGATGGAGTTGGAAAACACACGCTTTGAGATGGagctcctctctcccttctctatCACCCCTTACCTGCAGGTTCCAGGGTTCCTTTTCCTTGAATCAACTCCGCAGGCTGCACTGGGCAAGGCTCAGGCGTTTCCTTGGGCTTGGCTGCTTCAGCAAGAACAGAGGCTGGCTTTTCAGCCAGAGTTTCTTTAGCATCTGCTGGGGACACTCCTGGGGACACAGTTTCTTTTGATGGTACTAGAAACAAAAGGACAAAGAAGTCACAAGGAATTTCTCTGCAGCTTGTCCCAATGGTCAAAATCACAAAGCCAAGACGAGCAAGAGTCTGTTTCTCAGCTGCACCCTGACTCCTGGCTCATAGAAGATCCTAGAAAGACTGCTGACATGGGCCCAGTAAGCAAAGGGACTGTGGTGTCTTTTTCTAGAACCCTGTGTCTCAAATTAAGACCCTAAATATGTCTGTGACAGGGGCAGATAGAAGGTCTCCATAACTTCACCACTAACCTCCCCTCCTCTCATATAAACTGCTAGGGCTTTGCCTTGCCTCTACCATCCCATGAGAGAGGCTGGCTCCAACTGAAAAGGTGGGGACTTTCCTAGCTgctagaagaagagagaaagaggctcCCCGCAGTAATTGAACATCTTCCCCATGGCCTTCCTTACCTGCAGGCTCTAGGAGATGTTCCACAGGTTTAGCTGGCAGtggctgcttctcctcctctggcTTCTCAGCAGATGCACTGGGAGCCTTCTTATTTGTCTCATCAGGTTTATCCAGCCTAGGAAACTGTTCTACAGATTGGCTGAGGGAGGTAGGTGTCTTAACCTCTTCTCTAGGAGATGCCTTGCTCTCTTCTGGTTTCTCTGGATGTTTGGGGTTAGAAGGTGATTTGCTCTCCTCTGGTTTCTCTGAATGTTTGGAGGCAGAAGGAGACTTGCTCTCCTCTGGTTTCTCTGGGTGTTTGGGGGCAGAAGGAGATTTGCTCTCCTCCGGTTTCTCTGGATGTTTGGGGGCAGAAGGAGACTTGCTCTCTTCTGATTTCTCTGGATGTTTGGGGTTAGAAGGTGATTTGCTTTCCTCTGGTTTCTCTGGGTATTTGGAGGCAGAAGGAGACTTGCTCTCTTCTGGTTTCTCTGGATGTTTGGGAACAGGAGATTTGGTCTCTTCTGGTTTCTCTGGATGTTTGGGGGCAGAAGGAGACTTGCTGTCTTCTGGTTTCTCTGGATGTTTGGGGGCAGACGGAGCCTTGTTCTCTTCCACTTTCTCTGCCTGTTTGGGAGGAAAAACCTTCACTTCTTCAGTTTTATGGGTAGAAGGTTTATCTGCCACCTCCTGCACTAACTGGGTGGGAGAGTCCTTGGTCTCACTGGCATTTTCTATGtgctgagcagcagcagcaggtttTGGTTCTTCTGCTGAGGGGCTAGGcagtttgctttcctttttctctgtAGACAAGGTGAGAGAGGGCTTACCGTCTTCTGCTTTTGGGCCAAGAGGCTGGGTTGCAGCTGCCTTTTCCTCTGCTTGCAGACTGAGGGGAGACTTAACCTCTTCCACCTTTTTACTGGAGGAAGTTTTGCTTGCTTCCTCTTTGCTGGGAGACTGgctgctttcttccttttccttgtgCTGGCCAGGCAAAGGCTTGCTCTCCCCTGGGTTTCCCAATGCAGAAGAACTGCCTGCACCTGGGGATGTTGTGTCCATGGTCTTTACTTTGGGTTCCTTAGTTGCAGCAGCTTCTGGAAAACCTgttccaaaaaagaagaaagagctgCTTTTTCCCATCTGCAGTATGTTCAGACACTGTCTGACCATTTACAGTTCCCTCTTGCCAAATCAGGTAACACCTAGAATCAGGGATATGTGGCCCACTCAATCCTTGCTGGGCTGCTCCTCAACCACCATCTTTCTGAAAGGAATCAGAATGCCAATGAACAGGCTGGCTAAAGGGAGTTATAGTCCCCAGACTATAACTATTCCTAAGCAGCTTCTGATTGGCAGCTCGACCTCATCCACCCAGATCCCTGGCATGTTGGAATGCTGCACCTGCAAGGACCCCTAGCACCATCAGCCTACAAGCCTTGGAGCAACAAGGGAAGAGAAGTCTGCAGGATGGAAAGGGATAGAAGAACTGGGGGAGGAGGGACGATGAGAATAAAGGAGGTAAGAAGGAGCATGGGGCAAAGATGAACAAAATATCATCCCAGCACCTCTTACTGACAATGCTGTGTCTTGTGGGTTCCCTCTAGCAGTGTTATTTGGCAACCAAACCACCACTTTACAGCAAGATCTAGAGGCCAAACCCTGAGAGAAATGCTtgagggagatgggtatgttgcCCTGAAGGAGGAAAAACTGAGAAGCgtgttagctgccttcaaatatctaaaggcCTCTCATGAGTGAAGAAGTAGCAAGCTTTTTCCAGCTGCTCTAGAGGACACAACCTAAACTAACAGAGTCAAACTGCAGGACAAGATTCTGAGAAACAAGAGGAAAACTGTAAAAACTGTCAGTGATAGAATAAACTACTTCTGGAGATGATGGACTCTAACTCATTGGCGATTTTTAACAGAGGTTGGACGTACATCTGTCAGTGACACTTTAGCTACACATTCTTAACTGGCAGGGGCTTGAACTACATCACCACCAATAACTTCCCAACTCTATAGTTTTCTGACTCTATGGTCTTTAGGAGAACTTGGCTGAGGAAATCTCCAACTCAGATCatgaggtacagtggtgcctcgggttacgaaattaattcgttccgccattcccttcgtaacgctaaaatttcgtaacccgaaatagcgctggaagcctatagcatttgaatttcgcgccgaaatgaatttcgtaacccgaaaaatatttcgtaacccgaaacagtttttgccaatccaactttttcgtatcctggaaatttcgtaacccgcgcatttcgtatcccgaggtaccactgtacgtcTCAGAGCAAGTGGAGGCCCACCTGTTGGAGACTGTTTAGGCAGAAGAGATTTACAGTCAAACGAGGGTTCAAAGCCCATCAACTCTTCCACGGCAGGATCAGGACCAGCACCAACTGGAGAAGGAAATGCTGCAGAGATCAATACAAGGAGAAAATTCAGAAGGCCTTAATCTTCCtaccattgttttaaaaatatttggaaataacaTTCTAAGGCAGATGGCCAAAGGACTGCTCTTCGCTCCTGAAGAAGAAGCTGATTGAGGCCTCACTGTCAGTATGACAGCATGCTTATCACACATGCAAACTGCTGCTCAATTGCAAACTCATACAAATCATTCCAAGTACCAGGCATGGGGCTTCTATTTAAGAAAAAAGAGTCAGGCCTGGATCTCCTGGTCAGTAATTACACAGGTGGGTGAGCACCATACCTCTTGTCCGCCTTCCCCCCAACCTGAGGCTTAGCATGCAGGGACCATGCTGCCAGAAATGCTCAGAAGACAAACCACTTTGGGGCAGGATGTACCCCTTTCTGCTTCACACAGCTATCCTGTTCAGCCATCCAATGAGCATGCCTGTGATAGTGAGGGAGAATGAGTGGAGGCCCATATATCAAAGCCAACTATGTTTTTTTGCTCTCACCTGCCGGCGGAGATGGCTTCACCTCAGGTAGTTTTGGCTGCCCTGTGAAGTCCACTAGTCCTGTGGAGGGGCTTCCCAACATATGCATCTCTGCCACTTCAGGGATCTTGCTGGGAACTAAGAGAGAGGTAAACCATTGACACAGTAGACAAGTTGGGGCCAGCAGCCTGTCCgggcttttgttttgctttacctGAAATCTAAACATTATGACTTCCACACAGGATGGtatcaagagaaagaaaaaatggaatgtaGGAAACAATGATCATTTAAAGTTCTGAGCCTAAGAGGTGTGTGGGTGCACATAGATCCCACCGATCTCTCACTGTCAGTGCTCTCCTACCTGATGTCCTTTTAGGGCAAGGGAAGAGGGACTTTAGCACTTTCACCTATGGATGGGAGCAAGAAGGTACAGGGAGATGGAAGGTGCCAGACTGGATTGGGCAGTCAAACTGTCACTCCACCTCTCTCTCACTTCCAGCTTAAGTTAGGCTGGAGGACAAGGATAGTCCATCCTCTTAGGTGTAAAGCCAGAGATTCTGGAAAGTGTTGGCTGATGCTGCTTTCTCCTGCCTccacctctctccccccccccccaactatgaGCTTCCACACTTTTAGACCATAGTCTTGTATTGCAGAGCACAGCGTAAAATCCAAGGTCACTTCATACCTGGAGGAAGGGGTTGGGGGTCAGAGGAGTGTCCGGCTCAGCctccatagccagacacaaaTGGATGGCGTCTCCCCCTGAGATCCACTGGGGTCTCCTGAGATCTCTGTGGATGATGCCATCATTCTGCATCTGACTATAAGGACATAACCCAACACTTCTCTGGCTGGGACGGGGCTGCAGAGTGAATCCTGAGAGGGCTTTGGTCATTCTGGACAGAGCAAGAAAATGCCAATTCCGCAATTACCCAAAAAAAGACACATACAGGTGAAATGTTCAATTAAAATGACAGTTTATATCTAATACATCCAATTCAGCTCATTTAAAACTTGGGAACTAGAACCAGGACTATTGTCAGGGAACAGAGTTCAAAGTCccactgagaatttttttttaaattgtcatttAACTTTGGGCATCCCAGACTCTTTCATGCAGTAGTCTTGGTGAAAAAGGACacgttgcttacctgtaactgtagttcttcgagtggtcatttgcgaatccacacaaatgggttattctgtgcctgcgcagcatttccggatcctactggaattgctagggaagactttttggcggtagctccgcccatcctctatataggcaggaggtcttcccaccctttctcagttccaaaaaggttcgccatcagaGCAGACAAGAGAGAAGGACACGACAGAGAGGAGAATGGGCGGggtttgtgtggattcgcagatgaccactcgaagaaggacaggttgcttacctgtaacggtatttcttcgagtggtcatctgcgaatacatacaaatgggttgtactgtgcctgcgcagtgctgcttgaaaacttctagaatcactggacaaagttaactttgcaacttttagtaactttttggcagtacagtgcgcccgcgccatacgcgggcgcgccatacgcagccttgagcatacgtgctcaagctgcggggcgcgcATGGGGAggagcgtcccattcaattgaatgggcacgcgcgcccgttgtgccccgcgcgcgcccgcGCCGCTGcaccaccgcgcacgagccccattgtttccaatggggctcgagcataggcggaattcgccttatgcggagggatccggaacggatccccgcgtaaggcaaagaTGCACTGTAGCTCTGTctatcccttataaagcccctggtttcccgctctttccccagttccgcaattaaCGCTGTGTGAGCGACATGAGAATGAAccaatgaagagcaggacactgaggggagggcggacgggatttgtatgtatttgcagatgaccactcaaagaaataccattacaggtaagcaacctgtccttcttcttcgtggtctctgcgaatcata from Sceloporus undulatus isolate JIND9_A2432 ecotype Alabama chromosome 6, SceUnd_v1.1, whole genome shotgun sequence carries:
- the LOC121934166 gene encoding titin-like isoform X1; translation: MADLDHNLSLADALTEPPPQIEEEVKRDFIATLEAEKFDDVIGEKVDKTDYVPLLDDDDPKAGNQEAKTKPHADNVQVERKSATGPAAVVENGDHGVEGPRKVSTGKIMDEQMSYKEFLDRNSSWTMDDRHHFESQPVFKPMDITEPFKMNREDVLSDLLLLPQEMMSVPPFGEYFGASEEGPAPFGAAGVPEQPHSLGAPHSPANIFDPLAFLGGASGAGMLLNQSQAAPGQGMGSPEDFWLGSQHLMAGQGAPFFEPPVPSKIPEVAEMHMLGSPSTGLVDFTGQPKLPEVKPSPPAAFPSPVGAGPDPAVEELMGFEPSFDCKSLLPKQSPTGFPEAAATKEPKVKTMDTTSPGAGSSSALGNPGESKPLPGQHKEKEESSQSPSKEEASKTSSSKKVEEVKSPLSLQAEEKAAATQPLGPKAEDGKPSLTLSTEKKESKLPSPSAEEPKPAAAAQHIENASETKDSPTQLVQEVADKPSTHKTEEVKVFPPKQAEKVEENKAPSAPKHPEKPEDSKSPSAPKHPEKPEETKSPVPKHPEKPEESKSPSASKYPEKPEESKSPSNPKHPEKSEESKSPSAPKHPEKPEESKSPSAPKHPEKPEESKSPSASKHSEKPEESKSPSNPKHPEKPEESKASPREEVKTPTSLSQSVEQFPRLDKPDETNKKAPSASAEKPEEEKQPLPAKPVEHLLEPAVPSKETVSPGVSPADAKETLAEKPASVLAEAAKPKETPEPCPVQPAELIQGKGTLEPAGLPPAQIRQANKSSDHHRFSRTKPARVTASDAPEELLVGFPAQKSQDRGGEDPFSMAEYGYIAGTSPRSKASTRKAASQPFEFGEVPVLREGWDLETSAALKKKKKKPKQKRSQQVRVAEIMDSNSERLQAPCAPEPHKAELPLPEPHESMKGFFSASTEILGKEASSVLRDVQSLTSVPAKGKPTLQMEGPSQLGLDAKAGDFGGVEVMSDDSLMLLLKSKWGESSEEERKHQAQQNKQRSPTSPPVQASSVEVKSMESGRPPLKDLCSDLKPRAMVSREVEVRSAMPPVTSQKVAPALCGEGLAMKPKKEEKNEGIGKEVAKSLAEAQTIETTKGGGSSDKGKDRRLVASEPLPESGPTEVLLSANASEKLELGPAETLPSLETQSSPAKPLLPAQPIDSPKAPFTDMNKGACSCPLDQPPGPLPKLGNDQPKKRGNDGKSKRTKNHQPLLLEGKADSRKAPSAEESEWAARSIEAGFSNVVENKTVLGSGGLAEKPKKRSSEGKSRRAQFFLEAGNSSGHLQTEGGSPEHARERTDHRRAGTDPFTASQSLETSGDMAKLQNIATAPGMEKVSKASTRSIDRVDFPLSAYPFILEAPVKEADHPALLEAVAQAKGTVALDTGKGLHALESPTIPDPTSLLPESKPKKRSSDGKSKKSEKSPPEQPFLLETSGMSKPTKSSEITKDISSAAKDQVSGGAPFLEQLGSSHAQLPAAKQTEKDGGKKTEDLSIATDSSPSEQLPASNRERLNSESELMSKTKAAPFTDKGQEGKQKYDVENVIDPLTLHPELVAEEPKKLNSEGQGPQVHSILEAKPELVRPATVYHEMATTEEGKTKGLDHRLKEANTAGPAPVVSFGELPVVAKKEESRKDEPCLEKYFVLGAKEEAGIVLEAEREAKLKECSSPRSKKEGRAGGSEVANKQDPTSRPTKRDSDRKNKKAVSSPMQSIALQAKAEPSKGPGLAYPVGETEFVDENRNIKSLPPGHQVHWEEDAARFFEPFAPSVSPEEAVQGLGCPFLEGRLVGELSKEQPFPPEIPKDANKGDQKDQQELQVNLTNLEGTEAMVEASLLIKAGDETREKRKRSKRPPSDQLLTPDAGSGKDPAICSVSAEGGGMKLLSATQESGFSLTKPPVERVPKMDAGTEGGSFVGRGTNIPSVELPSLWENKKEAATLEALTAALVGGSAEVVTLVESNKGAAEERASGCLDGLGSKPRADKTLEDVPMEEAASADKPRDLSEHLQPDDANKPKITAPAQATSKEEASHPKEALELKEAQSPKPEAGESTTLLQGDQVAKGGKKEAKAKAPPQMKGYMRPTKSRGLPPPSLRVTAQEPGRRRPTKPDSPSLQRQEKAKPEEVKPATEVSTANDIAAPPSKELPPSPDKKAKTPASTPAAKPAAAKAKPVSTTAGTAPTATKRPASATPGQSKKATSPTAGPAAATTTTPKRPTTGSARPSTLTPKDAKPKGTEVKSPEKRTSPSKPPSATTPRPNAKSSPAGPRPSTALSSQSASSPRSTATSPPKRPSTIKTDTKPTDAKKTTTKSPSADLSRPKSAPASTSPSPAPGGAATATSAATGRPKAKPAVPKASGMANVTTDAKKASTLKTAPKTSSAPKPPRPTTSVSAPDLKNVRSKIGSTDNIKHQPGGGRAKVEKKADSAGAARKPELNAVSKMAPTKTAVSKEGAQKQPNGKVQIVSKKANYSHVQSKCGSKDNIKHVPGGGNVPNAPKPATGSHSQPSTAPKPSQGSTNVQILSKKIDLSKVSSKCGSKANIKHKPGGGDVKIENQKLNFKEKAQAKVGSLDNVGHVPAGGTVKIESHKLKFREKGKARTDHGVDSTVVSNNNPPVFSGGTSPRRSTSVSESLGSAASSSLPPPPPPLLLPPWQAPLSEDETSATLSQQGL
- the LOC121934166 gene encoding titin-like isoform X10 gives rise to the protein MADLDHNLSLADALTEPPPQIEEEVKRDFIATLEAEKFDDVIGEKVDKTDYVPLLDDDDPKAGNQEAKTKPHADNVQVERKSATGPAAVVENGDHGVEGPRKVSTGKIMDEQMSYKEFLDRNSSWTMDDRHHFESQPVFKPMDITEPFKMNREDVLSDLLLLPQEMMSVPPFGEYFGASEEGPAPFGAAGVPEQPHSLGAPHSPANIFDPLAFLGGASGAGMLLNQSQAAPGQGMGSPEDFWLGSQHLMAGQGAPFFEPPVPSKIPEVAEMHMLGSPSTGLVDFTGQPKLPEVKPSPPAAFPSPVGAGPDPAVEELMGFEPSFDCKSLLPKQSPTGFPEAAATKEPKVKTMDTTSPGAGSSSALGNPGESKPLPGQHKEKEESSQSPSKEEASKTSSSKKVEEVKSPLSLQAEEKAAATQPLGPKAEDGKPSLTLSTEKKESKLPSPSAEEPKPAAAAQHIENASETKDSPTQLVQEVADKPSTHKTEEVKVFPPKQAEKVEENKAPSAPKHPEKPEDSKSPSAPKHPEKPEETKSPVPKHPEKPEESKSPSASKYPEKPEESKSPSNPKHPEKSEESKSPSAPKHPEKPEESKSPSAPKHPEKPEESKSPSASKHSEKPEESKSPSNPKHPEKPEESKASPREEVKTPTSLSQSVEQFPRLDKPDETNKKAPSASAEKPEEEKQPLPAKPVEHLLEPAVPSKETVSPGVSPADAKETLAEKPASVLAEAAKPKETPEPCPVQPAELIQGKGTLEPAGLPPAQIRQANKSSDHHRFSRTKPARVTASDAPEELLVGFPAQKSQDRGGEDPFSMAEYGYIAGTSPRSKASTRKAASQPFEFGEVPVLREGWDLETSAALKKKKKKPKQKRSQQVRVAEIMDSNSERLQAPCAPEPHKAELPLPEPHESMKGFFSASTEILGKEASSVLRDVQSLTSVPAKGKPTLQMEGPSQLGLDAKAGDFGGVEVMSDDSLMLLLKSKWGESSEEERKHQAQQNKQRSPTSPPVQASSVEVKSMESGRPPLKDLCSDLKPRAMVSREVEVRSAMPPVTSQKVAPALCGEGLAMKPKKEEKNEGIGKEVAKSLAEAQTIETTKGGGSSDKGKDRRLVASEPLPESGPTEVLLSANASEKLELGPAETLPSLETQSSPAKPLLPAQPIDSPKAPFTDMNKGACSCPLDQPPGPLPKLGNDQPKKRGNDGKSKRTKNHQPLLLEGKADSRKAPSAEESEWAARSIEAGFSNVVENKTVLGSGGLAEKPKKRSSEGKSRRAQFFLEAGNSSGHLQTEGGSPEHARERTDHRRAGTDPFTASQSLETSGDMAKLQNIATAPGMEKVSKASTRSIDRVDFPLSAYPFILEAPVKEADHPALLEAVAQAKGTVALDTGKGLHALESPTIPDPTSLLPESKPKKRSSDGKSKKSEKSPPEQPFLLETSGMSKPTKSSEITKDISSAAKDQVSGGAPFLEQLGSSHAQLPAAKQTEKDGGKKTEDLSIATDSSPSEQLPASNRERLNSESELMSKTKAAPFTDKGQEGKQKYDVENVIDPLTLHPELVAEEPKKLNSEGQGPQVHSILEAKPELVRPATVYHEMATTEEGKTKGLDHRLKEANTAGPAPVVSFGELPVVAKKEESRKDEPCLEKYFVLGAKEEAGIVLEAEREAKLKECSSPRSKKEGRAGGSEVANKQDPTSRPTKRDSDRKNKKAVSSPMQSIALQAKAEPSKGPGLAYPVGETEFVDENRNIKSLPPGHQVHWEEDAARFFEPFAPSVSPEEAVQGLGCPFLEGRLVGELSKEQPFPPEIPKDANKGDQKDQQELQVNLTNLEGTEAMVEASLLIKAGDETREKRKRSKRPPSDQLLTPDAGSGKDPAICSVSAEGGGMKLLSATQESGFSLTKPPVERVPKMDAGTEGGSFVGRGTNIPSVELPSLWENKKEAATLEALTAALVGGSAEVVTLVESNKGAAEERASGCLDGLGSKPRADKTLEDVPMEEAASADKPRDLSEHLQPDDANKPKITAPAQATSKEEASHPKEALELKEAQSPKPEAGESTTLLQGDQVAKGGKKEAKAKAPPQMKGYMRPTKSRGLPPPSLRVTAQEPGRRRPTKPDSPSLQRQEKAKPEEVKPATEVSTANDIAAPPSKELPPSPDKKAKGTEVKSPEKRTSPSKPPSATTPRPNAKSSPAGPRPSTALSSQSASSPRSTATSPPKRPSTIKTDTKPTDAKKTTTKSPSADLSRPKSAPASTSPSPAPGGAATATSAATGRPKAKPAVPKASGMANVTTDAKKASTLKTAPKTSSAPKPPRPTTSVSAPDLKNVRSKIGSTDNIKHQPGGGRAKVEKKADSAGAARKPELNAVSKMAPTKTAVSKEGAQKQPNGKVQIVSKKANYSHVQSKCGSKDNIKHVPGGGNVPNAPKPATGSHSQPSTAPKPSQGSTNVQILSKKIDLSKVSSKCGSKANIKHKPGGGDVKIENQKLNFKEKAQAKVGSLDNVGHVPAGGTVKIESHKLKFREKGKARTDHGVDSTVVSNNNPPVFSGGTSPRRSTSVSESLGSAASSSLPPPPPPLLLPPWQAPLSEDETSATLSQQGL